A genome region from Corynebacterium uberis includes the following:
- the tuf gene encoding elongation factor Tu, with translation MAKAKFERTKPHVNIGTIGHVDHGKTTTTAAITKVLADKYPEENTAFAFDAIDKAPEEKERGITINISHVEYSTPKRHYAHVDAPGHADYIKNMITGAAQMDGAILVVAATDGPMPQTREHVLLARQVGVPYILVALNKCDMVDDEEIIELVEMEIRELLAEQEYDEEAPIVHISALKALEGDEKWVESIVELMDAVDESIPDPERATDQPFLMPIEDIFTITGRGTVVTGRVERGRLNVNEDVDIIGIKDKATHTTVTGIEMFRKLLDYTEAGDNCGLLLRGIKREDVERGQVVTAPGAYTPHQEFEGSVYVLSKDEGGRHTPFFDNYRPQFYFRTTDVTGVVHLPEGTEMVMPGDNVEMRVELIQPVAMDEGLRFAIREGSRTVGAGRVTKIIK, from the coding sequence GTGGCAAAGGCGAAGTTCGAGCGTACGAAGCCGCACGTCAACATCGGTACCATCGGTCACGTCGACCACGGCAAGACCACCACCACCGCGGCGATCACCAAGGTACTGGCGGACAAGTACCCCGAGGAGAACACCGCCTTCGCTTTCGACGCCATCGACAAGGCGCCGGAGGAGAAGGAGCGTGGTATCACGATTAACATCTCCCACGTTGAGTACTCCACCCCGAAGCGTCACTACGCTCACGTGGATGCCCCGGGCCACGCCGACTACATCAAGAACATGATCACCGGCGCCGCCCAGATGGATGGCGCGATCCTGGTTGTGGCCGCCACCGACGGCCCCATGCCGCAGACCCGTGAGCACGTGCTGCTCGCGCGCCAGGTGGGCGTCCCCTACATCCTCGTTGCGCTGAACAAGTGCGACATGGTGGATGATGAGGAGATCATCGAGCTCGTCGAGATGGAAATCCGCGAGCTGCTGGCCGAGCAGGAGTACGACGAAGAGGCTCCGATCGTCCACATCTCCGCTCTGAAGGCTCTTGAGGGCGACGAGAAGTGGGTTGAGTCCATCGTCGAGCTCATGGACGCCGTCGACGAGTCCATCCCGGACCCGGAGCGCGCCACCGACCAGCCCTTCCTGATGCCCATCGAGGACATCTTCACCATCACCGGTCGTGGCACCGTGGTCACCGGCCGTGTCGAGCGTGGTCGCCTGAACGTCAACGAGGACGTTGACATCATCGGCATCAAGGACAAGGCCACCCACACCACCGTCACCGGCATCGAGATGTTCCGCAAGCTGCTGGACTACACCGAGGCTGGCGACAACTGTGGTCTGCTGCTGCGCGGTATCAAGCGCGAGGACGTCGAGCGTGGCCAGGTTGTCACCGCTCCGGGCGCCTACACCCCGCACCAGGAGTTCGAGGGCTCCGTCTACGTCCTGTCCAAGGATGAGGGCGGCCGCCACACCCCGTTCTTCGACAACTACCGTCCGCAGTTCTACTTCCGCACCACCGACGTCACCGGCGTTGTGCACCTCCCCGAGGGCACCGAGATGGTCATGCCCGGCGACAACGTTGAGATGCGCGTTGAGCTGATCCAGCCCGTCGCCATGGACGAGGGCCTGCGCTTCGCCATCCGCGAAGGCTCCCGCACCGTGGGCGCCGGCCGCGTCACCAAGATCATCAAGTAA
- a CDS encoding DUF6286 domain-containing protein: MAESADITFHPGQEPKGSPIARGTAILLGLVLIGIAAVAGRELWIHYSDSTTWTSWLNPLADNLAQNRFQDWMIPAAILSLLVGIVLFVIALRPRRRTHRQLTSEVSLWARPVDIARYSTASAKRVPGVSSASTTVKRNGITLAADCSSADPALEERVRSSVQARLAPIVGDTPLSVRLTRPDYTQQTQEVN, encoded by the coding sequence ATGGCCGAGTCCGCTGACATCACTTTCCACCCGGGGCAGGAGCCGAAGGGTTCCCCCATCGCCCGGGGCACGGCCATCCTGCTCGGCCTGGTGCTCATTGGCATCGCCGCCGTGGCGGGCCGGGAGCTGTGGATCCACTATTCGGATTCCACCACCTGGACCAGTTGGCTCAACCCCCTGGCTGACAACCTGGCGCAGAACCGCTTCCAGGATTGGATGATCCCGGCCGCGATTTTGTCCCTGCTGGTGGGCATCGTGCTGTTTGTTATCGCGCTGCGCCCCCGCCGGCGCACGCACCGCCAGCTGACCTCCGAGGTGTCCCTGTGGGCCCGCCCGGTGGACATTGCCCGCTACAGTACGGCGTCCGCCAAGCGGGTGCCCGGCGTGTCTTCCGCGTCTACCACGGTCAAGCGCAACGGGATCACCCTGGCCGCCGACTGCTCCAGCGCCGACCCGGCGTTGGAAGAGCGGGTGCGCAGCTCCGTGCAGGCGCGCCTCGCGCCCATCGTGGGCGATACTCCCCTATCCGTGCGGCTGACCCGCCCGGATTACACCCAGCAGACCCAGGAGGTGAACTAA
- a CDS encoding alkaline shock response membrane anchor protein AmaP has product MSRGLAGLDRTVIFLLSLIAIAAGLWGIGVWANIDVANQIGQHIDAGQIKTFQDTVWYEVTLWAVLILGVILGIWWILANLNPRGFNRVRSSASNHSGAIDLALQRIASAVDEHLEELPRVNRVNHKVAMDRSRPTIAWTVNAEATADLGQLRQAIEQSERDFRTAVRDVDVDTVYKLHLSPVES; this is encoded by the coding sequence ATGAGTCGTGGACTTGCCGGTTTGGATAGGACCGTCATCTTCCTGCTGTCTCTCATCGCGATTGCCGCCGGTCTGTGGGGCATCGGCGTGTGGGCGAACATTGATGTGGCCAACCAGATTGGCCAGCACATCGATGCCGGCCAGATCAAGACGTTCCAGGACACCGTCTGGTATGAGGTGACCCTCTGGGCCGTGCTCATCCTGGGCGTCATCCTGGGAATCTGGTGGATCCTGGCCAACCTGAACCCGCGCGGTTTCAACCGGGTGCGTTCCTCCGCCTCGAATCACTCCGGCGCTATTGACCTTGCGCTTCAGCGCATCGCGTCGGCTGTGGACGAGCACCTTGAGGAGCTGCCCCGCGTCAACCGGGTCAACCACAAGGTGGCCATGGACCGCTCCCGCCCGACGATCGCCTGGACTGTTAATGCCGAGGCGACCGCCGACCTGGGCCAGCTACGCCAAGCTATCGAGCAGTCTGAGCGCGACTTCCGCACCGCCGTGCGCGATGTGGACGTGGACACCGTGTACAAGCTCCACCTCTCCCCCGTGGAGTCTTAA
- a CDS encoding Asp23/Gls24 family envelope stress response protein, producing the protein MTAAQRGTAPESTTRTLPTDMTVTDGAASTTGVGGHVNISEKAVSRVVAAATRAVPGTVEVGRTLERIASRSFPRFDVLVDQDRRIASIEAYIAVAWPSPVTSVAERVRETITDWVQGMTGLKVDHVNVVVGSVVNTSQRVSQTFLDAHALVPQITPVKVRELPVRSPEIKPASAARSTQRPLADVAVVSTAREVPVEVRPNNVADVPVTITGTPEATTPVEVRSNSREVAISVPEETPLKAVSAPDDVPTVPVSVPEETPLKAVQVPDFADRLIEVSVPIQRPLKPIEVRQAPVISVHEPAERPLTPIRVIPLSPLSPSNTKGASRHGRVR; encoded by the coding sequence GTGACCGCCGCGCAGCGCGGCACCGCACCTGAGTCCACCACCCGGACCTTACCCACCGACATGACCGTCACAGACGGTGCCGCCAGTACAACAGGTGTTGGTGGGCACGTAAACATCAGCGAAAAGGCCGTCTCCCGCGTCGTCGCCGCCGCCACCCGCGCGGTGCCGGGGACCGTGGAAGTGGGACGCACGCTTGAGCGCATCGCCTCACGCAGCTTCCCGCGTTTTGACGTCCTGGTCGACCAGGATCGGCGCATCGCCTCCATCGAGGCCTACATCGCCGTCGCCTGGCCGTCGCCGGTGACCAGCGTTGCTGAACGCGTCCGGGAGACCATTACCGATTGGGTCCAGGGCATGACCGGCCTGAAAGTCGACCACGTCAACGTGGTGGTCGGCTCCGTGGTCAACACCTCCCAGCGGGTCTCGCAGACGTTCCTCGACGCCCACGCGCTGGTCCCACAGATCACGCCCGTTAAGGTCCGGGAACTACCCGTGCGCTCCCCCGAGATCAAGCCCGCCAGCGCGGCCCGCTCCACGCAGCGCCCGCTTGCCGACGTCGCGGTGGTCTCCACCGCACGCGAGGTCCCGGTGGAAGTGCGCCCCAACAATGTCGCCGACGTTCCGGTCACCATAACCGGCACGCCGGAGGCCACCACCCCCGTGGAAGTTCGCTCGAACTCCCGCGAGGTGGCCATCTCCGTACCGGAGGAGACCCCGCTCAAGGCCGTCTCCGCACCAGACGACGTACCCACCGTGCCCGTCTCCGTGCCGGAAGAGACCCCGCTCAAGGCCGTGCAGGTGCCGGACTTTGCGGATCGCCTCATCGAGGTCTCCGTGCCCATCCAGCGCCCGCTGAAGCCCATTGAGGTGCGCCAGGCCCCGGTTATCTCAGTGCACGAACCAGCCGAGCGTCCCTTGACCCCCATCAGGGTCATTCCGCTGTCGCCGCTGAGCCCGTCGAACACGAAGGGAGCCAGCCGCCATGGCCGAGTCCGCTGA